The Lycium ferocissimum isolate CSIRO_LF1 unplaced genomic scaffold, AGI_CSIRO_Lferr_CH_V1 ctg8447, whole genome shotgun sequence genome has a segment encoding these proteins:
- the LOC132045883 gene encoding uncharacterized protein LOC132045883 has translation MWIELGIKQIPNFYSCLPLFRQLLIVVMAMVGKPNSIHNLAKKRCEDLSQRVSIISAFGRGQSDQFKHEYWLRLTASIDVVRLLVNQGFAFRGHDESKSSLNRGNFLEILSWYAKHCDKIHDYVLEHAPQNDRMTSPMIQKDIVTACKIETIKAIIEELNGDYFALLVDESFDVSRKEKMAVVLRYVDRKGFVMERLIDIVHVQDTSALSLKSAIVNLLSQNSLSLSYVRGQCYDGVSNMQGEIKGLKKLIRQESFSAHSIHCFAHQLQLTLVAVSKKCIQVGELVLLVSNVLNVLGASFRGMDEFRESQKERIQEALDMGELTTGRGLHQEPLQQIRLSGTNNFVTYKSYFVTKNLV, from the coding sequence GTTGGTAAGCCAAATAGCATTCATAACCTTGCAAAAAAAAGATGTGAAGATCTAAGTCAACGGGTGTCTATTATATCTGCATTTGGGAGGGGGCAATCTGATCAATTTAAGCATGAGTACTGGCTTCGCTTAACTGCTTCAATTGATGTAGTAAGACTTCTTGTGAATCAAGGATTTGCATTTCGGGGTCATGATGAGTCTAAATCATCACTTAATAGGggtaattttcttgaaattctctCATGGTATGCGAAACACTGTGATAAAATTCATGATTATGTATTGGAACATGCTCCTCAGAATGACCGAATGACCTCTCCAATGATTCAAAAAGATATTGTGACTGCATGTAAGATAGAGACCATCAAAGCTATCATTGAGGAATTAAATGGTGACTACTTTGCCTTATTAGTTGATGAATCTTTTGATGTGTCACGTAAGGAGAAAATGGCTGTTGTTTTACGATATGTTGATCGAAAGGGATTTGTGATGGAACGATTGATTGATATTGTACATGTTCAAGATACTAGTGCTTTATCTCTAAAGAGTGCAATTGTCAATTTACTTTCTCAAAATTCACTGAGTCTATCTTATGTGCGGGGGCAATGTTACGATGGGGTAAGCAATATGCAAGGTGAGATAAAAGGCCTTAAAAAGTTGATAAGGCAAGAAAGTTTCTCAGCACATTCTATTCATTGTTTTGCTCATCAACTTCAACTAACTCTTGTTGCGGTTTCTAAAAAATGTATTCAAGTGGGGGAACTTGTATTATTAGTTTCAAACGTTTTGAATGTGTTGGGGGCTTCTTTTAGGGGTATGGATGAATTTCGAGAAtctcaaaaagaaagaattcaaGAGGCATTAGATATGGGTGAACTTACAACAGGTAGAGGCTTGCATCAAGAACCACTACAACAAATTCGATTATCAGGGACAAATAATTTCGTCACTTATAAGTCATATTTCGTCACCAAAAATCTTGTGtga